In Paenarthrobacter sp. GOM3, a single window of DNA contains:
- a CDS encoding DMT family transporter, with amino-acid sequence MVWLAVFLAVLGAFFLAIGAQRQGSAVKADTGGLALSSNGFLRLLRNPRWMLGLLFLALGMVMNAIALVSAPLTVVQPIGAIALVITTVVNAKDQGLTINRATVVAISACVTGSALFVLLAVNVTQENHHVNAEDELTIVLLLALAVGIFGTLAVLFKHRMNAFVYILGAGVLFGFVAVLTRIIGKHLLDPNGLFLLNVQWYTLIAIVAAGGLGSWFVQSAYSGGPPDLVIAGLTVIDPMVGIAIGIVILGELRPDVHAVMAIAMAAAATLAIVGVIALSRHHPEVTKRKKDAKAAANRKA; translated from the coding sequence ATGGTGTGGCTAGCCGTTTTCCTGGCGGTACTTGGCGCATTCTTCCTGGCCATTGGTGCCCAACGGCAGGGCAGCGCGGTCAAGGCGGATACCGGCGGGCTGGCCCTTAGTTCCAACGGCTTCCTGCGGCTCCTGCGCAACCCACGCTGGATGTTGGGGCTGCTGTTCCTCGCCCTCGGCATGGTCATGAACGCGATAGCGCTGGTGTCGGCACCGTTGACAGTGGTGCAGCCGATCGGGGCCATCGCGCTGGTCATCACCACCGTGGTCAATGCAAAGGACCAGGGCCTCACCATCAACCGCGCCACCGTGGTGGCCATCAGCGCATGCGTGACCGGTTCCGCGCTCTTCGTGCTGCTTGCAGTCAACGTCACCCAGGAAAACCATCATGTGAACGCTGAGGACGAGCTCACCATCGTGCTGCTGCTTGCACTGGCTGTGGGCATCTTTGGAACACTCGCCGTGTTGTTCAAGCACCGCATGAACGCCTTCGTCTACATCCTGGGCGCCGGCGTCCTCTTCGGGTTCGTGGCGGTGCTGACCCGCATCATCGGCAAGCACCTGCTGGACCCCAACGGGCTCTTCCTGCTCAACGTCCAGTGGTACACATTGATTGCCATCGTTGCCGCCGGTGGCCTGGGCTCCTGGTTTGTCCAAAGTGCCTACTCCGGAGGGCCGCCGGACCTGGTGATCGCAGGACTGACAGTTATCGACCCCATGGTGGGCATCGCCATCGGCATTGTGATCCTGGGTGAGCTTCGTCCCGATGTGCACGCCGTGATGGCGATAGCCATGGCTGCAGCGGCAACGCTTGCTATCGTTGGGGTTATTGCCCTGAGCAGGCACCATCCGGAAGTCACCAAACGCAAGAAGGACGCGAAGGCAGCGGCCAACCGGAAGGCTTAG
- a CDS encoding glycosyltransferase, giving the protein MTIPDTNKPLTILIAADTYPPHVNGAAQFGYRLAKGMTARGHNVHVLACRQDKGKSYTEFRDEATVHRLRSHGVFTHEYFRICFPWEIKKEISLLFDKVQPDVVHIQSHYMIGEHVLYEAVKRGIRIVATNHFMPENLNPFLPFPQWFKDIVGRISWKDMGKVMGQADVVTTPTPLAAKAMHQHAFLRKVLPLSNGIDSAAYELQPGESIEPNSYPTVLFAGRLAEEKHVDVLIDAVAKTPRELNVHLEIVGGGEVRPALEAQVAKLGLGDRVKFLGLASDEDLREAYIKADIFCMPGTAELQSLVTLEAMSASTPVLLANAMALPHLVRDGENGYLFTPNDSGELAAKITKLLQLPEDQLKAMGKLSREMVEPHSINGTLQTFEDLYRGASYEDMVV; this is encoded by the coding sequence GTGACCATTCCCGACACCAACAAACCCCTCACCATCTTGATCGCGGCAGACACCTATCCGCCGCACGTCAACGGCGCCGCCCAGTTCGGCTACCGCCTGGCCAAGGGAATGACGGCACGAGGACACAACGTACACGTGTTGGCCTGCCGGCAGGACAAGGGCAAGAGCTACACGGAGTTCCGCGACGAAGCCACGGTCCACCGCCTTCGCTCCCACGGCGTCTTCACGCACGAGTACTTCCGTATTTGCTTCCCGTGGGAAATCAAGAAGGAAATCAGCCTGCTGTTCGACAAGGTGCAGCCGGACGTGGTCCACATCCAAAGCCATTACATGATTGGTGAGCACGTCCTGTACGAGGCCGTGAAGCGCGGCATCCGCATCGTGGCAACCAACCACTTCATGCCCGAAAACCTGAACCCCTTCCTGCCGTTCCCGCAGTGGTTCAAGGACATCGTGGGCCGCATTTCGTGGAAGGACATGGGCAAAGTCATGGGCCAGGCCGACGTCGTCACCACGCCCACGCCGCTTGCTGCCAAGGCCATGCACCAGCACGCCTTCCTGCGCAAGGTCCTGCCGCTTTCCAACGGCATCGACTCGGCCGCCTACGAACTCCAGCCGGGCGAATCGATTGAACCGAACAGCTACCCCACGGTCCTTTTCGCGGGTCGCCTGGCCGAGGAAAAGCACGTTGATGTACTGATCGACGCCGTAGCAAAGACGCCCCGTGAGCTCAATGTGCACCTGGAGATCGTTGGCGGCGGTGAGGTCCGTCCGGCGCTCGAGGCGCAGGTGGCCAAGCTTGGGCTGGGGGACAGGGTGAAGTTCCTTGGGCTCGCCAGCGACGAAGACCTGCGCGAGGCCTACATCAAGGCCGACATCTTCTGCATGCCCGGAACTGCCGAACTCCAGTCTCTGGTGACGCTCGAGGCCATGTCCGCCTCCACGCCCGTGCTGCTGGCCAACGCCATGGCGCTGCCGCACCTGGTCCGCGACGGCGAAAACGGGTACCTGTTCACGCCCAACGACAGCGGTGAGCTCGCAGCCAAGATCACCAAGCTCCTGCAACTGCCCGAGGACCAACTGAAGGCCATGGGCAAGCTCAGCCGCGAGATGGTGGAGCCCCACAGCATCAACGGCACCCTCCAGACGTTCGAGGACCTCTACCGGGGTGCTTCGTACGAGGACATGGTGGTGTGA